In Theobroma cacao cultivar B97-61/B2 chromosome 7, Criollo_cocoa_genome_V2, whole genome shotgun sequence, the genomic window CCCCTTGGGCAGTAAGTGATGAGGCTTGGGAGTTGAAGGAGATCCAACATCCACAATTGAGGGAGCACTATTTGCTTCTCTTCCTGGGCACCTGCTTCTTCATCTTTATCTCCAAATAGTTGCTTTAGTTCAGAAGCACCTTCAACTTTGAGTATTTCTAGTTTTGGCATAGCAACACTAACCGGAAAGAGGCTTTTCATTTTATTGCAGCTTCCAATTTTGACTTTATTCAGCGCACAGAAACATATAGGTTGGAAATGACCCcttgatgatgttgatgttgaAGTTTGGTCCCTTTCTTTACCATCATCATTGGCAATGATTTGCTCCAAATCCTCACATTCCCATATACTCAGGTACTTCAGTCGTGGCAGATTTCGAGCAAGGGTGGGTGtgaaaatgtgtttcaatctCTTACATTTGGACAGCTCCAAAGTAGTAAGACCACTAAGGCTTACACTCTTGTAGGACTCAACTATGTCAATAATGTTCCCCGACGTTGTGCAGTAGCATTGATGTTCTGCAGTTGTAGTTAGAAGCGGAAGACCCTTGAGCTGAAACACCTCTTGCACTCCACaacttttaattcttaattctttCAAATCTAGGAAGCATTTTCCCTGTGTTTTAGAcagtttcttttccttttgaagATGTGGCTTCTGTAAATACAAGTATTCCATCTCATCAAATTAGTAACCAACATTGCTTaactttaatttcattttctttcgaAAATGAATAGAAACAATAAACTTGGCAGTTGTAATTTTCACAGTCAAAC contains:
- the LOC18593554 gene encoding uncharacterized protein LOC18593554, producing the protein MEYLYLQKPHLQKEKKLSKTQGKCFLDLKELRIKSCGVQEVFQLKGLPLLTTTAEHQCYCTTSGNIIDIVESYKSVSLSGLTTLELSKCKRLKHIFTPTLARNLPRLKYLSIWECEDLEQIIANDDGKERDQTSTSTSSRGHFQPICFCALNKVKIGSCNKMKSLFPVSVAMPKLEILKVEGASELKQLFGDKDEEAGAQEEKQIVLPQLWMLDLLQLPSLITYCPRGYHLVIPYLIYSKVENCPKLCVNAKT